A single region of the Salarchaeum japonicum genome encodes:
- a CDS encoding HAD family hydrolase, which produces MSYDAVVFDNDGVLVGRTSYNVLREAAETTFKQFGVTDPDPEHIETMAAGVDPSDIDEICNAYDLNPHQLWEIRDRAGTLAQRTEVHEGRKTLYDDLHVLDDLDLDYGVVSSNQQATVEFVLDHYGVSDRFGAVYGREPTLESLRRRKPNPYYLHRALEDLGTTNALFVGDNESDIHAANNAGIDSAFIRRPHREDWYLNVEPTHDIDGLDDLHDICAP; this is translated from the coding sequence ATGAGCTACGACGCCGTCGTGTTCGACAACGACGGGGTTCTCGTCGGTCGGACGAGTTACAACGTGCTGCGCGAAGCCGCGGAAACCACCTTCAAGCAGTTCGGTGTGACCGACCCCGACCCCGAACACATCGAGACGATGGCCGCGGGCGTCGACCCCTCGGACATCGATGAGATCTGTAACGCGTACGACCTGAACCCCCACCAACTCTGGGAGATTCGCGACCGGGCGGGAACGCTCGCGCAACGCACCGAAGTCCACGAGGGCCGCAAGACCCTCTACGACGACCTGCACGTGTTGGACGACCTCGACCTCGATTACGGGGTCGTGAGTTCGAACCAGCAGGCGACCGTCGAGTTCGTGCTCGACCACTACGGCGTCTCCGACCGGTTCGGCGCGGTGTACGGCCGCGAGCCGACGCTGGAGAGCCTGCGTCGCCGGAAGCCGAACCCCTACTACCTGCATCGCGCGCTGGAGGACTTGGGGACGACGAACGCGCTGTTCGTCGGGGACAATGAGTCCGACATCCACGCGGCGAACAACGCCGGCATCGACTCGGCGTTCATCCGGCGGCCGCACCGCGAGGACTGGTACCTGAACGTGGAGCCGACCCACGACATCGACGGGCTGGACGACCTGCACGACATCTGCGCGCCCTGA
- the guaB gene encoding IMP dehydrogenase produces the protein MARDDSSDGHFSEKLQVPEALTFDDVLLRPKESRVEPDEADVSTRVSKNVELNAPVLSAAMDTVTESDLAIALAREGGLGVLHQNMDAEEMAAEIERVKRADELVIRREDVVTARPEQTISDVDAMMAHEGVSGAPVVDDDDEVLGIISNTDIRPYLGVNEDDLVEEAMTDEVITAGPDVEAREALDLMYDHKVERIPIVEDGKLDGLVTMQSILERREHDDAARDENGELVVGVAVGPFDVERAETADEAGADVVFIDCAHAHNLNVIDSAREIRETIDADVVVGNVGTKEAAEEVVDFADGIKVGIGPGSICTTRVVTGAGMPQITAVAEVADVAAEYDVPVIADGGIRYSGDAAKAIAAGADAVMLGSYFAGTDEAPGRVITVDGKKYKQYRGMGSVGAMQSGGGERYLKEEQEDEEFVPEGVEAATPYKGSVASELHQLVGGIQSGMGYVGAETIPAYKERAEFVRVSQAGQTEGHPHDVMITDEAPNYSPQN, from the coding sequence ATGGCGCGAGACGATTCCAGCGACGGACATTTCTCCGAGAAACTCCAGGTACCGGAAGCGCTGACCTTCGACGACGTCCTTCTCCGCCCGAAGGAGAGCCGCGTCGAACCCGATGAGGCCGACGTCTCCACGCGCGTCTCCAAGAACGTGGAACTCAACGCGCCCGTGCTCTCCGCGGCGATGGACACCGTCACCGAGAGCGACCTCGCCATCGCGCTCGCCCGCGAGGGCGGCCTCGGCGTCCTCCACCAGAACATGGACGCGGAGGAGATGGCGGCCGAAATCGAGCGCGTGAAGCGCGCGGACGAACTCGTCATCCGCCGCGAGGACGTGGTCACCGCGCGCCCCGAACAGACCATCAGTGACGTGGACGCGATGATGGCGCACGAGGGCGTGAGCGGCGCACCCGTCGTGGACGACGACGACGAAGTCCTCGGCATCATCTCGAACACGGACATCCGGCCCTACCTCGGCGTGAACGAGGACGACCTCGTGGAGGAGGCGATGACCGACGAAGTCATCACCGCCGGTCCCGACGTCGAGGCGCGCGAGGCGCTCGACCTGATGTACGACCACAAGGTCGAACGCATCCCCATCGTCGAGGACGGCAAACTCGACGGGCTCGTCACGATGCAGAGCATCCTCGAACGCCGCGAGCACGACGACGCCGCGCGCGACGAGAACGGCGAACTCGTCGTCGGCGTCGCCGTCGGACCGTTCGACGTGGAGCGCGCGGAAACCGCCGACGAGGCTGGCGCGGACGTCGTCTTCATCGACTGCGCGCACGCGCACAACCTCAACGTCATCGACTCTGCCCGCGAGATTCGCGAGACCATCGACGCGGACGTGGTCGTCGGAAACGTCGGGACGAAGGAGGCCGCCGAGGAAGTCGTGGACTTCGCGGACGGCATCAAGGTCGGTATCGGCCCCGGTTCCATCTGTACGACGCGCGTCGTCACGGGCGCGGGAATGCCCCAGATTACCGCCGTCGCGGAGGTCGCGGACGTGGCCGCCGAGTACGACGTGCCCGTCATCGCGGACGGCGGCATCCGGTACTCCGGCGACGCCGCGAAGGCCATCGCCGCGGGCGCGGATGCGGTGATGCTCGGCTCCTACTTCGCCGGCACGGACGAAGCCCCCGGTCGCGTCATCACCGTGGACGGCAAGAAGTACAAGCAGTACCGCGGAATGGGGTCGGTCGGCGCGATGCAGTCCGGCGGCGGCGAGCGCTACCTCAAGGAAGAACAGGAGGACGAGGAGTTCGTCCCCGAGGGCGTCGAGGCCGCCACGCCCTACAAGGGCAGTGTCGCGTCCGAACTCCACCAGCTCGTCGGCGGTATCCAGTCCGGCATGGGGTACGTCGGCGCGGAGACCATCCCGGCTTACAAGGAGCGCGCGGAGTTCGTGCGGGTCTCCCAGGCCGGACAGACCGAGGGCCACCCGCACGACGTGATGATTACGGACGAAGCGCCGAACTACAGCCCGCAGAACTAA
- a CDS encoding DUF5794 domain-containing protein, with the protein MSSSRHPIALRLERQVGGATRLLATVMLLPLVDGIFPALVLAGALDTWTGVLQVGLLVFGGSATVAVILAELETDVRKQARAVLTVGVPLVALAVVEAALAPTIESLLNIHVFERFAGLVILAIAAKTASATIGEYLPSPGVIVGLGFVAAVSLGDVTLSVQTNPTLMLHAAAAGLVAVLFALGVVFAQPYLYRLIDIDRFRFGSAVALATLALSLFVPATIPPEAPIVVFAVAGVLAIDPDAADELAHGDASASQPAATDGGDDDEESGRAYPGEDAGEERAPWL; encoded by the coding sequence ATGAGTAGCTCACGCCACCCAATCGCGCTCCGCCTGGAGCGGCAGGTCGGCGGCGCGACCCGCCTCCTCGCGACTGTGATGCTCCTCCCGCTCGTCGACGGCATCTTCCCCGCGCTCGTGCTCGCGGGCGCGCTCGACACGTGGACGGGCGTCCTCCAGGTCGGCCTGCTCGTCTTCGGCGGGAGCGCCACCGTCGCCGTCATCCTCGCCGAACTCGAAACCGACGTTCGGAAGCAAGCGCGCGCCGTTCTCACCGTCGGCGTCCCGCTCGTCGCGCTCGCCGTCGTCGAAGCCGCGCTCGCACCGACCATCGAGAGCCTGCTCAACATCCACGTCTTCGAGCGGTTCGCCGGCCTCGTCATCCTCGCCATCGCCGCGAAGACCGCGAGCGCCACCATCGGCGAGTACCTCCCCAGCCCCGGCGTCATCGTCGGCCTCGGATTCGTCGCCGCCGTCAGCCTCGGCGACGTGACGCTCTCCGTCCAAACGAACCCCACGCTCATGCTGCACGCCGCCGCCGCCGGACTGGTCGCCGTCCTGTTCGCGCTCGGCGTCGTGTTCGCCCAGCCCTACCTCTACCGCCTCATCGACATCGACCGCTTCCGGTTCGGCTCCGCGGTCGCGCTCGCGACGCTCGCGCTCAGCCTGTTCGTCCCCGCGACCATCCCCCCGGAAGCCCCAATCGTCGTCTTCGCCGTCGCCGGCGTGCTCGCCATCGACCCCGACGCCGCCGACGAACTCGCGCACGGCGACGCGTCCGCGAGCCAGCCCGCCGCCACGGACGGCGGCGACGACGACGAGGAGTCCGGCCGCGCCTACCCCGGAGAAGACGCCGGCGAGGAACGCGCGCCCTGGCTGTAA
- a CDS encoding DUF5795 family protein, which yields MSENRVVQGRMVTPKKLAELVEGDSVMEAEAIEDADRDCPDCGGDVISVTYMPSVTELVTGYKCQDCDWRERTDA from the coding sequence ATGTCCGAGAACCGCGTCGTCCAAGGCCGCATGGTCACCCCGAAGAAACTCGCCGAACTCGTCGAAGGCGACTCCGTGATGGAAGCCGAAGCCATCGAAGACGCCGACCGCGACTGCCCCGACTGCGGCGGCGACGTCATCTCCGTCACCTACATGCCCTCCGTCACCGAGCTCGTCACCGGCTACAAGTGCCAGGACTGCGACTGGCGCGAACGCACCGACGCGTGA
- a CDS encoding adenine nucleotide alpha hydrolase, with amino-acid sequence MTGVLAWSGGKDATLALHRLIEAGDPPVELYTTGSRETDRTSMHGVRWRLIRDQADALGFDLRRVDIPTDADNDTYEATIRDLLDDYAERGVTEVAYADLYLEDIRDYRERLLASTPLAGRWPLWGEPTNALAREFIDLGYRATVVCVTDDLGPDFLGRTYDHSLLDDLPDGVDPCGENGEFHTFVHDGPHFQHALDIAHGDTVTRTLDDTTHHYLDLT; translated from the coding sequence GTGACCGGGGTGCTCGCGTGGAGCGGCGGCAAGGACGCGACGCTCGCCCTCCACCGACTCATCGAAGCCGGCGACCCGCCGGTCGAACTCTACACCACCGGCAGCCGGGAGACCGACCGCACCAGCATGCACGGCGTCCGCTGGCGACTGATTCGCGACCAAGCCGACGCGCTCGGCTTCGACCTCCGCCGCGTCGACATCCCCACGGACGCCGACAACGACACCTACGAAGCCACCATTCGCGACCTCCTCGACGACTACGCGGAACGCGGCGTCACCGAAGTCGCGTACGCCGACCTCTACCTCGAAGACATCCGCGACTACCGCGAACGCCTCCTCGCCAGCACACCGCTCGCCGGCCGCTGGCCGCTCTGGGGCGAACCCACGAACGCCCTCGCCCGCGAATTCATCGACCTCGGCTACCGCGCCACCGTCGTCTGCGTCACCGACGACCTCGGCCCCGACTTCCTCGGCCGCACCTACGACCACAGCCTCCTCGACGACCTCCCAGATGGCGTCGACCCCTGCGGCGAAAACGGCGAATTCCACACCTTCGTCCACGACGGCCCCCACTTCCAGCACGCCCTCGACATCGCCCACGGCGACACCGTCACCCGCACCCTCGACGACACCACCCACCACTACCTCGACCTCACCTGA
- a CDS encoding 3-hydroxyacyl-CoA dehydrogenase family protein has protein sequence MHVTVVGAGQMGSGIAQVSAMAGHDVVVRDIDADRVEAGIDGIEDTLAEGVERGKVSESERDAALARIDGIVDLDDAVADADLVVEAVPEDMELKQDVFTDIESAAPADAVLGSNTSSLPVTELASALDDPSRAIGLHFFNPPHLMNLVEVVVAEQTSEDIEAFATDYVEDIGKEAVVVRDTPGFATSRLGVALGLEAARMVEEGVASPGDIDAGMREGYNHPMGPLELTDLVGLDVRLDIAESLRDELGERFKPPQILKRKVRAGDLGKKTGTGFYEYDENGDKTGPADY, from the coding sequence ATGCACGTAACGGTCGTCGGCGCGGGACAGATGGGGAGCGGAATCGCACAGGTATCGGCGATGGCGGGCCACGACGTGGTCGTCCGCGACATCGACGCAGACCGCGTCGAAGCCGGCATCGACGGCATCGAGGACACGCTCGCGGAGGGCGTCGAACGCGGGAAAGTCAGCGAGAGCGAGCGGGACGCCGCGCTCGCCCGCATCGACGGCATCGTCGACCTCGACGACGCCGTCGCGGACGCCGACCTCGTCGTCGAAGCCGTCCCGGAGGACATGGAACTCAAGCAGGACGTGTTCACGGACATCGAGTCCGCCGCGCCCGCGGACGCCGTCCTCGGCTCCAACACGTCCAGCCTCCCCGTCACCGAACTCGCGAGCGCCCTCGACGACCCCAGCCGCGCCATCGGCCTCCACTTCTTCAACCCCCCACACCTGATGAACCTCGTGGAAGTCGTCGTCGCGGAGCAGACAAGCGAGGACATCGAGGCGTTCGCCACCGACTACGTCGAGGACATCGGGAAGGAAGCCGTCGTCGTCCGCGACACCCCCGGGTTCGCCACCTCCCGCCTCGGCGTCGCGCTCGGCCTCGAAGCCGCCCGCATGGTCGAAGAAGGCGTCGCCAGCCCCGGCGACATCGACGCCGGCATGCGCGAGGGCTACAACCACCCCATGGGCCCCCTCGAACTCACCGACCTCGTCGGCCTCGACGTCCGCCTCGACATCGCCGAAAGCCTCCGCGACGAACTCGGCGAACGCTTCAAACCCCCGCAGATACTCAAACGCAAAGTCCGGGCCGGCGACCTCGGCAAGAAGACCGGCACCGGCTTCTACGAATACGACGAGAACGGCGACAAAACCGGGCCCGCCGACTACTGA
- a CDS encoding DUF7527 domain-containing protein, translated as MDSRTVERVRSWESVSVTDGYRGLHGLADREFSGAVVADDTWLFMLNGRVVGVFEGSIEDVEDASLDVYEAPHLSLPLLFAMQERGGETQATYYTNDTPLSETDATLADAGFTGYVELSENVLSGDYYTAYYGGRSLSAAFVGSSEELVTGDEAFERADDEVGLYEVVKVDIDVTDVPEPAEPEPEDESDVAVAGGAADETETAEPTPDAAADVDAADEPENPVQDADTDDAAVEPDASAERAVKTPEEPTADATADEPTADEPAISEAEADASAEASADADAASEPEQTADRERDPPAERPSPERPESEGVAESPSARAVDDTAAEDGVFSEEAEWRETTTVPSLDPEKAASRPSSGASSGATASQRTERKAAQQTVARRSQSNRQSASASSEQVATLKEAVAAREERIEELESRAADAESEAEELRTEVAELRDERDALRNEIEELRADLETARERAETANASATEDAAPSDRTPAEALAGTNLFVRYGSKADPTLDAVANGDASAEAVNANLRLEHHTQFDASETTVNGDPFDDFLEGTAAYRFVSWVVRDLPYELLDTGRTNGLADVFDALPDIDRAELDGTISVRDEEGEELRSTFDVVLRDRMGNPLLVAELNPERDPVTGDEMTGLVENAEVVADAQDTLGGAFYVTASFFEPDALEAAKDATDGGGFLSRSDKESYVKVARKSGFHLCLVEDRNETFHVTVPEL; from the coding sequence ATGGATTCACGTACGGTCGAGCGCGTGCGGTCGTGGGAGTCGGTGTCCGTCACCGACGGCTACCGCGGCCTGCACGGGCTCGCTGACCGAGAGTTCTCGGGTGCCGTCGTGGCGGACGACACGTGGCTGTTCATGTTGAACGGCCGCGTCGTGGGGGTGTTCGAGGGGAGTATCGAGGACGTCGAGGACGCCTCGCTGGACGTCTACGAGGCACCGCATCTCTCGCTGCCGCTGTTGTTCGCGATGCAGGAACGCGGCGGGGAGACGCAGGCGACCTACTACACGAACGACACGCCGCTCTCGGAGACGGACGCGACGCTCGCGGACGCGGGGTTCACGGGCTACGTCGAACTCTCCGAGAACGTGCTCTCCGGCGACTACTACACGGCCTACTACGGCGGCCGGTCGCTGAGCGCGGCGTTCGTCGGGTCGAGCGAGGAGCTCGTCACCGGCGACGAGGCGTTCGAGCGCGCGGACGACGAGGTCGGGCTCTACGAGGTCGTGAAGGTCGATATCGACGTGACCGACGTGCCCGAACCCGCGGAACCCGAACCGGAAGACGAGTCTGACGTCGCGGTCGCCGGCGGAGCGGCGGACGAGACGGAGACCGCCGAGCCGACGCCCGACGCCGCGGCGGACGTGGACGCCGCGGACGAACCCGAGAACCCAGTCCAGGACGCCGATACGGACGACGCGGCGGTCGAGCCTGACGCGTCCGCGGAGCGCGCGGTGAAGACGCCGGAGGAACCGACTGCGGACGCGACCGCCGACGAGCCGACCGCCGACGAACCGGCGATTTCGGAGGCTGAAGCGGACGCGAGCGCGGAGGCGTCGGCCGACGCGGACGCGGCGTCCGAGCCCGAGCAGACCGCGGACAGGGAGCGCGACCCGCCGGCGGAGCGGCCGTCACCGGAGCGCCCGGAGTCCGAGGGCGTGGCGGAGTCGCCGTCGGCGCGCGCGGTGGACGACACCGCCGCGGAGGACGGCGTGTTCTCGGAGGAGGCCGAGTGGCGGGAGACGACGACCGTTCCCTCCCTCGACCCGGAGAAAGCGGCGTCACGGCCGAGTTCGGGCGCGTCGTCGGGCGCGACCGCGTCCCAGCGCACCGAGCGGAAGGCGGCACAGCAGACGGTCGCGCGGCGCTCCCAGTCGAACCGGCAGTCCGCGTCGGCGTCGTCCGAGCAGGTGGCGACGCTGAAGGAGGCGGTCGCGGCGCGCGAGGAACGCATCGAGGAACTCGAATCGCGCGCGGCGGACGCCGAGAGCGAGGCGGAGGAACTCCGGACGGAAGTCGCGGAACTCCGCGACGAACGCGACGCGCTCCGGAACGAAATCGAGGAACTGCGCGCCGACCTCGAAACCGCGCGCGAACGCGCCGAAACCGCGAACGCGAGCGCGACCGAGGACGCCGCGCCGTCCGACCGGACGCCCGCGGAGGCGCTCGCCGGCACGAACCTCTTCGTCCGATACGGGTCGAAGGCCGACCCGACCCTGGACGCCGTCGCGAACGGCGACGCGAGCGCGGAGGCCGTGAACGCGAACCTGCGGCTCGAACACCACACGCAGTTCGACGCCAGCGAGACGACCGTGAACGGCGACCCCTTCGACGACTTCCTCGAAGGCACGGCCGCCTACCGGTTCGTCTCCTGGGTCGTCCGCGACCTCCCCTACGAACTCCTCGACACCGGCCGAACGAATGGCCTGGCGGACGTGTTCGACGCGCTTCCCGACATCGACCGCGCCGAACTCGACGGCACCATCTCCGTCCGGGACGAGGAGGGCGAGGAACTGCGCTCGACGTTCGACGTGGTGCTCCGCGACCGCATGGGCAACCCCCTGCTGGTCGCCGAACTCAACCCCGAACGCGACCCCGTGACGGGCGACGAGATGACCGGTCTCGTGGAGAACGCAGAAGTCGTCGCGGACGCGCAGGACACGCTCGGCGGCGCGTTCTACGTCACCGCGTCCTTCTTCGAACCGGACGCCCTGGAGGCGGCGAAGGACGCGACGGACGGCGGCGGGTTCCTCTCACGCAGTGACAAGGAGAGTTACGTCAAAGTCGCTCGGAAGTCGGGCTTCCACCTCTGTCTGGTCGAGGACAGAAACGAGACGTTCCACGTGACGGTTCCCGAACTCTAA
- a CDS encoding adenylosuccinate synthase — protein MTVTIVGAQLGDEGKGGVVDIFGDAVDVVARYQGGDNAGHTVVHEGDEYKLSLVPSGAVRGKTGVLGNGCVVNPRTLFDELDALRERGLDPDVRVAKRAHVILPYHRVLDGIEEEAKSEDDQEVGTTGRGIGPTYEDKAGRRGVRVGDLLDPDVLRDRLEYVVPQKRAIVENVYGLDVTDLDDPDAFDVDALHDEYTAVGERLAENDMAVNAGEFLASAIDDGENVMMEGAQGTIIDIDHGNYPYVTSSNPTAGGAATGTGLSPGVVGTGEVVGIVKSYLTRVGSGPMPTELGGVEGDTPGYDEQGAGENEELATYIREEGGEYGTVTGRPRRVAWLDMPMLRHAARANGFTGFVLNHLDVLAGLDEVAVGHAYELDGDVLETMPATTEEWARCEPVYETFDGWPEVDWETVASEGYDALPANAQTYVEYVEEELGAPAYAIGVGPGREETVVRHDPFQ, from the coding sequence ATGACCGTCACCATCGTCGGCGCCCAACTGGGCGACGAAGGGAAGGGCGGCGTCGTCGACATCTTCGGCGACGCCGTCGACGTCGTCGCGCGCTACCAGGGCGGCGACAACGCAGGCCACACCGTCGTCCACGAGGGCGACGAGTACAAGCTCTCGCTCGTCCCGTCCGGTGCCGTCCGCGGGAAGACCGGCGTCCTCGGGAACGGCTGCGTCGTCAACCCCCGCACGCTGTTCGACGAACTCGACGCGCTCCGCGAGCGCGGCCTCGACCCCGACGTTCGCGTCGCCAAGCGCGCGCACGTCATCCTCCCCTACCACCGCGTCCTCGACGGCATCGAGGAGGAAGCGAAGAGCGAGGACGACCAGGAAGTCGGCACCACGGGCCGCGGCATCGGCCCGACCTACGAGGACAAGGCCGGCCGCCGCGGCGTCCGCGTCGGCGACCTCCTCGACCCCGACGTGCTCCGCGACCGCCTCGAATACGTCGTCCCCCAGAAGCGCGCCATCGTCGAGAACGTCTACGGCCTCGACGTAACCGACCTCGACGACCCCGACGCGTTCGACGTGGACGCGCTCCACGACGAGTACACCGCGGTCGGCGAGCGCCTCGCGGAGAACGACATGGCCGTGAACGCGGGCGAGTTCCTCGCGAGCGCCATCGACGACGGCGAGAACGTGATGATGGAGGGCGCGCAGGGCACCATCATCGACATCGACCACGGCAACTACCCCTACGTCACGTCCTCCAACCCCACCGCGGGCGGCGCGGCGACCGGCACCGGCCTCAGCCCCGGCGTCGTCGGGACAGGCGAAGTCGTGGGCATCGTCAAGAGCTACCTCACCCGGGTCGGGAGCGGCCCGATGCCCACCGAACTCGGCGGCGTCGAGGGCGACACGCCCGGCTACGACGAACAGGGCGCGGGCGAAAACGAGGAACTCGCGACCTACATCCGCGAGGAGGGCGGCGAGTACGGCACCGTCACCGGCCGCCCGCGCCGCGTCGCCTGGCTCGACATGCCGATGCTCCGGCACGCCGCGCGCGCGAACGGCTTCACGGGCTTCGTCCTCAACCACCTCGACGTGCTCGCCGGCCTGGACGAAGTCGCGGTCGGGCACGCCTACGAACTCGACGGCGACGTGCTGGAGACGATGCCCGCCACGACCGAGGAGTGGGCGCGCTGCGAGCCCGTCTACGAGACGTTCGACGGCTGGCCCGAGGTCGACTGGGAGACCGTCGCGAGCGAGGGCTACGACGCCCTTCCCGCGAACGCTCAGACCTACGTCGAGTACGTCGAGGAGGAACTCGGCGCGCCCGCGTACGCCATCGGCGTCGGCCCCGGCCGCGAGGAAACCGTCGTCCGCCACGACCCCTTCCAGTAG
- a CDS encoding lysylphosphatidylglycerol synthase transmembrane domain-containing protein, with amino-acid sequence MRRGVRAALGISIAVATLALLVNAVGWNAFANGLERANKPLYALAVVASVGSLLAWAQVARRLFDTVGGRLDGVGFHTAYFSGLFGRAVLPGGHVGGIGIVSYVLSRYGSGEFERPLVAISTTEFANNVASATLATFGLAFVLTVGHSSLHGVGFVAVVAIAGMLAALVAAYVLIVRFDAIGPVAHALARAVRATVGRVSSRVRDAASAERVAERVERANEVAHTLRENPRTLASALAFSHLGWALYVLPLYLCLRAVGVPVAYPTLLFVVPIAGLTAVIGTPGGIGVVDSAITALILALTPHPAGPVVVAALLFRAADYGTTVLVGGLSALYLTTLDAPSPVSVLRE; translated from the coding sequence ATGCGACGGGGGGTCAGGGCCGCGCTCGGAATCAGCATCGCAGTCGCAACGCTCGCGTTACTCGTGAACGCAGTCGGCTGGAACGCGTTCGCGAACGGGCTCGAACGAGCGAACAAACCGCTGTACGCGCTCGCCGTCGTCGCGTCCGTCGGGTCGCTCCTCGCGTGGGCGCAAGTCGCGCGCCGCCTGTTCGACACCGTCGGCGGCCGCCTCGACGGCGTCGGGTTCCACACCGCCTACTTCTCCGGGTTGTTCGGGCGCGCCGTCCTCCCCGGCGGCCACGTCGGCGGCATCGGCATCGTCTCCTACGTCCTCTCCCGGTACGGCTCCGGCGAGTTCGAACGCCCGCTCGTCGCCATCTCCACCACCGAGTTCGCGAACAACGTCGCGTCCGCCACGCTCGCCACGTTCGGCCTCGCGTTCGTCCTCACCGTCGGCCACAGCAGCCTGCACGGCGTCGGGTTCGTCGCCGTCGTCGCCATCGCCGGCATGCTCGCCGCGCTCGTCGCCGCCTACGTCCTCATCGTTCGATTCGACGCCATCGGCCCCGTCGCGCACGCCCTCGCACGCGCCGTGCGCGCCACCGTCGGCCGCGTCTCCAGTCGTGTCCGTGACGCCGCCTCCGCCGAACGCGTCGCGGAGCGCGTCGAGCGCGCGAACGAGGTCGCACACACCCTCCGCGAGAACCCGCGCACGCTCGCGTCGGCGCTCGCGTTCAGCCACCTCGGCTGGGCGCTCTACGTCCTCCCGCTCTACCTCTGCCTGCGCGCGGTCGGCGTCCCCGTCGCCTACCCCACGCTCCTCTTCGTCGTTCCCATCGCCGGCCTCACCGCCGTCATCGGCACCCCGGGAGGCATCGGCGTCGTGGACTCCGCCATCACCGCACTCATCCTCGCGCTCACCCCGCACCCGGCGGGCCCCGTCGTCGTCGCCGCCCTCCTCTTCCGCGCCGCCGACTACGGCACCACCGTCCTCGTCGGCGGCCTCTCCGCGCTCTACCTCACCACGCTCGACGCCCCCAGCCCCGTCAGCGTCCTCCGCGAATAG
- a CDS encoding methytransferase partner Trm112 gives MKEDLLDIVCCPLDKHDLELDIDEEEDDDIVSGTLTCTECGEAYPIEDGIPNLLPPDMREAA, from the coding sequence ATGAAGGAAGACCTCCTGGACATCGTCTGCTGTCCGCTCGACAAACACGACCTCGAACTCGACATCGACGAGGAGGAGGACGACGACATCGTCTCGGGCACGCTCACGTGCACCGAGTGCGGCGAAGCCTACCCCATCGAGGACGGCATCCCGAACCTCCTCCCGCCGGACATGCGGGAAGCAGCCTAG
- a CDS encoding DUF7524 family protein, translated as MADTLTVRVNADGPHSVSADASDFETTGSFSLVLDNDGSPAHVHVRLDDALRRVAALDDTNHYVDRNATTIVDIEILDGPRPVSGTLTVFTGYGSESVEVPVRIEEPSETSEGVAVGEDLAHKPSREPDASPETLVVPGVVAATGVLSAALALVFLTGVVALFVAGVALVGGLAMAGFLLRAT; from the coding sequence GTGGCCGACACTCTCACGGTACGCGTGAACGCCGACGGCCCGCACTCCGTGAGCGCCGACGCAAGCGACTTCGAGACCACGGGGTCGTTCTCGCTCGTGCTCGACAACGACGGGTCGCCCGCGCACGTCCACGTCCGCCTGGACGACGCCCTCCGCCGGGTCGCCGCGCTCGACGACACCAACCACTACGTCGACCGGAACGCCACGACCATCGTGGACATCGAGATTCTCGACGGCCCGCGGCCCGTCTCCGGCACGCTCACCGTCTTCACTGGCTACGGCTCCGAGTCCGTCGAGGTGCCCGTCAGAATCGAGGAACCGTCGGAGACGAGCGAGGGCGTCGCCGTCGGCGAAGACCTCGCGCACAAACCGAGCCGGGAGCCGGACGCGTCCCCCGAAACGCTCGTCGTTCCCGGCGTCGTCGCCGCGACGGGCGTGCTGTCCGCCGCGCTCGCGCTCGTCTTCCTCACCGGCGTCGTCGCGCTGTTCGTCGCGGGCGTCGCGCTCGTCGGCGGCCTCGCGATGGCGGGCTTCCTCCTGCGCGCCACCTAG